In Paenibacillus dendritiformis, the DNA window TGATGTTTTCGATGATATGTTTAACAAAGGGAAAATAACTCAAACGTTAAATGAAAATCTGAATATTTTTAGATGGTTATTCAGCAGTTTTATTAACCAAGAGGAATATGTTTTCAATGATCCACTGGTCACCTACTTATATAGACCATATAACGCTATAGCTACAGCAGCCAAAAATTCGTACTCCAAAATTTCAGAAAAAGCAGTATCAAGAAATGAGGCTGCCAACAAATTATTAAACGCTAAAGAGTCATCCTTCGTTTTCCCTGAGTACAGATTTAAGTCTTTATTGGACGACAATAAGAAAGTTCAATATTCAGATCAACAAGATCAGTTAATAAAATCAAGTGCAACACTATCAGTCACCGATAATTCTGAAATGGAGGAGAGCTATAGGTATTGGGCTTTGAATAGTTCCGATGTTTCAAAAGCCATTTTCCGAAATGATATCAACTCCAATGCAGGATTACGTGCCGCGACAGATGAGCATTCCGAAGCTTTCCTGTTATCAACTGAAAGTCCGTTTTATTACTTCTACAATGCATTGCAGAGTAGATATTCGAATGTGAATGGAGATTTCAAAGCAGCATTGCTTTCTAAAGAAGTTTTCAGAGCGCCGAGTGATGACCTGAAGGTAAATAATTCAATGAGGGATTTCCTCGATCTTGAGGGGTTATTTACTTACGTGATTCCTTATTTGTATCAAGGAAATGACTACGTATACAGGTGGACGGCTACGAACGGGAAGAGTGTCGATACCTTTAACTTCAAAAACGCAATAGAGCCTTCCGATCCTGCGATGAAGGCAAAATTTAATGAAGAGGCAAAGCGTAAAGAAGACTTAAAAGCTGTTTGGAAGCTATACTCACCTTGGGTCGACCAGATTTATTCCCTCGACGTAATGGGAAAGCAAGTTCCGATTGCCAATAAGAAAGTGTACGTTGCTGATACGGCTAACCCAGGTGCATATGATGATGCCGGTAGACCGATGATCTTTTCTGAGGCAGATATGCATGCGAAGGGGTATAATTACTCTCAGCTTACTGATGTGGAGCGGCGTATTCAGTCCACATTAAACTCAACATATAAAGACTTATTGTATTTGACGAATTATCATGATTTCGACAATGAGGTTCTTATTACGGCAGCAGCAATGATGGCGACCTTCAACTTTAATCGCGAGTTCTCTGAAAATAGGCTACTTGGAGAAAGTAGTACGTTGTACCCGCAAAATTTTGAGCTAAAGAACTTTAATTACGATGCTTTCATGAGGCTGATCCTGATGAATTCTACTGGCGAAGCTCTAATGGACGATCAAGACCTGTACGCACGGGTTCTTGAAAAGACGTCGATATTCTCAGGATTACTTTTAATTCTGTGTGATTTGATGGCTGTCATCGTTGTGCCAGTTGCAAAGTTATTCGTGTTGCTGTTGCTTCTGTTTTTAACTCTTGCGATCTGCTTATCAAGTGTGCTGGTTCCGCCTGAGAGATTGATAAGAACACTTAGTAAGAATCTATTTATACCATCTCTGATCTTCTTAGCAGCGAGTGTTGGATTTGCATTTGTGATCTCACTATTTATGGGTGAAGGGTTAACGGGTTATGTTGGAGGAAGAACGCCATCACTCGGAGTTAGCGATCCTTCGATAGTCATGTTATTAATGGTGGCTGTTGACGTCTTGTACGTCTTCATCCTTTGGAAAATTGCGAAGTTACTCATCTCATCATTGAAGTCGCATGTGATTTCAACTGTTTTTGCAACTGTAGGGCTTGCAGTAGGTGCAATGACTGCATTCAAACAATACATGCATTCATCGATGAGCAGGACATTTGATGGAGCTCTAAGTCATGCGATCGGTACAAAAGGTGAGAATGCAGATAATGGTGAATTGAATAGTGGTAATAAGCCTTCAGGTTTGAGATCAAGATTCGGAAAAGGAATGATGTATAACCACGGTCAGCCTAACCTGAGTCATTTAGATGGTAATGAAAAGAGTTTCCCTTCGATGAAAGGCAGAGATGGACAATTGAATAATGCCGTACTACCTAATGAGAAGGATCGTAAGTTTGAGACTTATATTGATGATCTGTCATCCCGAAGAGCAGGGAGTACTGATAGGAAGGAAGAAGGGAAGCAAGTTAAGGATTCTGTTGGCAAGGTTGAAAAGCCAAAACAAACTCAGTAAAAGAAATTCGAGAAGTAGTAAAAACAGCCAGCTAAGGGATTTATGGTGACTCTTTATATTCGCTCCCGAAGTTAAAGATGATTTTAGATCGTTCAACTCGATGAAACGGTATATCTTGTCCTTTGTGTGCAGATGGGGTATATTGGAATTAACAAAATATTCTTTGGAAGCGGAAGCACCGCAGACAAGCCTTTTAATGGGCGTAGTCTGCGGTTTTTTGCGTTTCAAAAACCAATTGGAGGATGATTCTTATGAAGTGTTGCTCATTCTGTTCCCGCAAGGCGGAAGTACTGTTTAATCACATGACTCATGATCTTGGATCACTTTGCGTGGAATGCTACATGATACTACACGGATCATGTGGAGTTTGCCACGGCAGCTTCTTACCTGAAAACGTGATGCCTGATGTAAATTATCAGATTCAGGCTAAATTCATCGGCACTGGAGAGAAGAACTTTATAGTTTGTAATCAATGTGATACAGAAATTCGTCAGCATTTCCCGTTGATGTTCGTTTAAGGGCATTGGGGGCATGGGTTTTACTATAGCTTTCAAAGTGATCACCTTTCACTAAGGTGCCTCTTCGCTACTCGAGGTGGGTTAAATAGATTGCGATTTTATATGGAGTGGCGGGCATGATAAGCTGGTTAGCATCGCGAAGTCCTTATGCTTCGCGGCTTTCGCGAGTACTCATGCCCGCAGAGGCTCCATGTCAAATCGCTCTATCAACCTAATAAACGTATCTTTATCCATGCAGTATAGCGAAGAGCCACTAAGGTGATCTTTATTTTTGATTTTAGATAAATTAGGCTCAACATTTTTTCAAAAAACCTATGAAAAGTGCGTCAAAAAGTAACTTCAAACCTGAGAAAAGTTACATAACTAACCAGTTAATTATGGTTGGTTAGGAGGCTCAGGGAGTGCATGTTGAATACACAAGTTTATCATTCGGTTTTGAATTAGAATTTACAGGGATAAAACGTTCAGTGGCAGCTCATGTTGTTGCGGATTTCTTCGATACAGGCAGACCAACACAAATTGGTGGATGGGGTCATGATACTTATGAAATCAAGGATAGATCCGGACGGATATGGAAAGTCGTTAAGGATGCATCCATTCAGGCGGTACGACAAGAGAACTCCGAAATAATAATCGTATCGGATGATTATCAGTGTGAACTTGTATCCCCTGTTTTAGGGTATTCTGATATTCCCTTGTTGCAGAGATTAATTCGTGAATTGAAGGAAAGCGGCGCATTAGTAAACAAGAGTTGCGGATTACATGTACATGTAGGAGCTGAGAGATTCTCCCCAAATAACTTGAGAACTCTTTGTAATATTATCTACGCAAAACAATCTTTGCTGACCAAGGCATTGGATTGCAGACAGGATCGGCGCAGATACTGCTTGGATCTTTCAGATGAGTTTATAAAGAAGCTGAATAAAAAGAAGCCGAAGACGATGGGGGAGTTTGCAGAAGTTTGGTATCACGGATTCAATGCTTTACCCTTCCGTCGAAACGATCGATATAACGACTCCAGGTACCGGATATTGAATTTGCACCAGTTATTAAGCGGCAGACTAAATACAGTGGAGTTCCGTTTATTCAATGGAACTTTGCATGCCGGCAAAGTGAAAGCAAGTATCCAGTTGAGTTTGCTCATCGCGGCTCAAGCCCTTAACCAAAAGAAAGCAACCAGTCGGGTAACAGTGCCTGACAACGGGAATGAGAAGTATTCATTTCGTGTATGGCTTCTCAGACTTGGTGGTATTGGTGATGAGTTCAAAACCATGCGTCATCACCTACTTAAGTACCTTGAAGGTAATTCTGCATGGAGGGAGCCGCCAACGAATGATGACGCTCGGGGCTTGTCAGATGTCGAAGCGCAGTAAGCCCCATTCGGGGTATTCTTGGGCGATCCTGACCGTTATTGAACACTGTACAACCAATCGTAATCCAAGGTAAACTTACCAACTAACTATTGATATTGGAGGTACCGAGTATGAAGCCTTATGTAGCTTACGGGAGCAATATGCACATTAAGCAAATGAAGATGCGTTGTCCTGATGCGTATATCATCGGGATTGGGTGTATTGAAGATCATGAGCTAGTGTTTAAACGCGTAGCCACCATCTCTAAACATATCGGACTATTTGTACCTGTTGTGTTGTGGATGATCTCCGAAAGGGATGAAATCGCTTTAGATCATTATGAAGGCGTTTCAGTTGGACTCTACAGAAAAGAGATCATTAAGATAAAGTTAGAATCGATTAGTGTAAAAAATGACGTGTTTAATGAAAGTGATCTTCCAATTGAACTAGGAGCGATGGTTTATATCATGAATGCCGAATCAAGACCAATATCGGCGCCTACTCGGATATACTATGAGACTATTCTTGAAGGCTACCAACAGAACAACATTGATGTTCGCCCCCTTTCTGTTGCAGCTATTAAAAGCGATTATAGGGACACGGATTATTATGAAGGTTATAGAACAGCTAGACGGAGGAGGTAAGTGTTTGAGCCTACAAATAGTAATGACTCATGGGGTTCGAGAGATTGGCTGTAGGGATTGGCAACTGGTTATTTCATTAATCATCAAGCACTTTTATGGCAAAGAAGAGTTTCTGTCTTTTAAGACTGTTGGGAAGAAAACGGTAGTTACGAATGGGAATGACGGTCATTTACTCACTATCGACAACAAGAAGTTATTTTCAGAAGTAGTTTGGGCAGTATACGGCGATGAGGGGAAGATGAAGTATTATACATTCATGCTTCCGCATGAGTATTAATCACGTAAGTAGCGAGAGTTTGAAATTGTAGGATCGATGTGACTTAAATACAACAGACTATTATTCTGGTTCTTTATATAATGAAGATGATGCCTTCTAAATGGAATGGAGTGGGAATAAGGGACAGATACACAGTTCCTTCTTTTAAAGTTTAGCGAATCCTGTAGATCGGAGGTCAATATGAAAACGAAAAAGTTAACAGCAGTAATACTTGCATTCTCAATTATTTTAGGGGGTCAAGGCGCACTCGCGGCGCAGTCTGAAAAACCAGTTCAAATTACTTCTGCGGACTTCAATTATTCCAAAGAAGCTAAAGATGCTCTGGTACACGTGAATAAGATCCGAAAGGAAGCGGGTCTGGATGAGGTTAAGCTTAATCCTTACCTTACAAAAGCCGCAGAGAACCATGCTAAATACTTAGACGCGAATGGAGAAACAGGTCACGATGAGGTAAAGGGCAAGAAAGGCTTTACTGGTGAAGGACCGAAAGATAGGGTTCTTGCTGTTGGCGGTTCAAATATAGCAAAAGGTGCTAGTGAGGTTATTTCGTATTCGGAGACAACTGTAGAAGGCTCTATCGATCTTATGGTCGATACGGCGTACCATAGGGTTCCATTCCTCAACCCATTCGCTACTGAGATTGGTATTGGCATGGTTGGTAAGAATTTCGTTATGCTGGACTCATCTTTTGGAAATTCGACTAAGATTTCTGTCTATCCATATGACGGGCAGAAAAATGTACCAACAACGTTTACTGGAGCTGAAAATCCAAACCCGTTGAGTAAGTTCGGTATTAGCAAATCGGGGTATGTGATTTCAATCTATCCTCCGCATGTACTCGACTCAAAGAATATCGACGCAACTATAAAGGACAGCAAGGGAAACAATGTACCGTTCTTTTCTGAGTGGTATATGGGTTATTGGTTCTTTTACACGAAAGAACCGCTAAAAAATGGCGAAAAATATACGGTGTCAGTAAACTATAAACCTCTCTATGAGGAAGAGTATGAAGGAAAAACACTCAACAAAACTTGGTCTTTCACAACTGCAGGAAGCTCATCTAAAAGTGGTTCTGATAATAAAGTATCGAATTCAAATGATGGTTACTCAAAAGAAGCAAAAGAAGCCTTAGATTACATCAACAAAATCCGCAAGGATGCAGGACTCAGCGAAGTAAAGCTGAACCCATTCCTTACGAAAGCGGCTGAAAACCATGCGAAATACCTCAATGCTGGTAATCCCTATGACCATGATGAAATTGAGGGTAAGAAGGGCTTCACTGGTGTAACGCCCAAGGACAGAGTACTTGCGGTAGGTGGGGATTCTCAATTGGCTCAAGGATTAGTTGAAGTTCTTACAGTTAATAACTCCACTGTAAAGGCAGCAATTGATACCCTAGTCAATACGGCGTACCACAGAACACCGTTCCTAGATCCTTACGCATCGGAAGTAGGCGTGGGACTTGAGGGAAAGAAATTCGCAATGGTATCAAAAACCCGTAGTTCGGATACAACGGATATTTCGATGTACCCTTACAATGGTCAAAAGAATGTACCTACAACGTTTGTCGGAGCAGATGAAGACCCTAACCCGCTAAGAAAGTTTGGTATTGAAAGATCGGGCTATGTTATCTCGTTCTATCCGCCCCATGTACTAGACACTAAAAATATTGATGCAACTATCAAAGATAGTAAGGGCGCTAGTGTACCTTTCTTCTCTGAATGGTACATGGGTTATTGGTTCTTCTACACTAAGCAACCTTTGAAAAACAGTGAAACTTACACGGTATCTGTCAATTACAAGCCGTTGTATGAGGACGAGTATGCAGGCAAAACTCTCAACAAGACTTGGTCTTTCACAACTGTAGCAAGCGGCTCTAATGGGAACGTAACTCCCCCTCCTACTGGAGGTGGAGATGTTAACCCACCACCGAGCGGTTCAACTTCTGCAATCACGGGTAACTTTAACAAGGACAATGTCGGTGTAACAATTAATGGAGATTTGGTAAGTTTGAGTCCTCCCGCGAAGATCGTTAGCGGCAGCACCTTCATACCACTTCGCGGAGTGTTCGAAAAGCTCAACTCCGATGTGAAATGGAATAATGATAAGCAAGAAGTGACTATTGTTCGAGGAAGTACTACTGTTAAGCTTACAATCGGCAGTAAGACTGCGTATGTCAATGGCAAGGCGATTACACTTTCGACAGCACCGTTTATTAATAACTCATCAACCTATGTACCTTTAAGATTTGCTAGTGAATCTATTGGAGCCGAAGTAAGTTGGGATCAAACAAATTTTATTGCAATCATTAAATCAGAATAATTCTCGATATTGGGGTCAGATGCATTGAGCATCTGGCTCTTTTCTTTATGTGTGCAGTGATCTCCCAGTTAGGGGTCACTGCTTTTTTTATGCTGATCGAAGCACGATTTGAATGGGAATTAGTTACTAGAAAAATTTCAAAATGTTGTGGAGATTAGATGATTTTCAAGACAGTCAGCAAGAGCAAATTTATAAGACCAAGAGAAAAAGAATAAGCACAAGTAAGGAGATGAAGGATGTGGCAAACAGTAAACAGGAAAGAAAAAGGATCATCTCAGTTCTCTTGGTGATCGCTCTGCTTATCGGGCTATTTCCAATGAGCGCTCTTGCTGATGATCAACCAAGCGACACCGACTACGGAAATGAAGTGAGCGTAACAGATGCCGTTTACGACGAAACCAGTGTCACGAATGCAGTATACGCTTCCGATCCGAGTCAGTTCATTTACGAGTTAAATCCGGAATGGATGAATGAACCTTATGCCTATATCCGAGAGTATATCGGACCAGGCGGAGATGTAGTCGTCCCAGAGACAATCGAAGGGAGACCCGTTTCAAGGATTTTCGGAGCAGCATTTCTGGGAAATCAAAGTATAACGAGCGTAGTTATCCCTGAAAGTGTTGAGCTAGTTGAGGTAAATGCGTTTGCATACAGCTATGGGATTAGAAGCGTCACATTTAAGAATCCAAATACGATAATAGGCGACAAGAATGGTTTGTCTGATTGGGACATTGTGATCCCATACCAAGCTACAATTATCGGACATAACAATTCGACCGCAGAAAGCTTTGCACGTAAACGAAACATCAATTTTTTGAGTATTGATGAGCCTTGGACTACTGAAACAGACTATGGATCACAAGATGCACTGTCTCGCTTCCATCGAGGTGAGGATGTTGTCGTGAGCGAGCTGTTCCCAAGTAGTGAGTTAGCCAATTATTTCGCTCACTGGATGGGTGAGCTTTGGGGACTATGGACAACACCAGTCTGGAACGGGACGATCAACGATACGATCAATAAGCGTGACGTTGAGATGCGG includes these proteins:
- a CDS encoding gamma-glutamylcyclotransferase family protein, which produces MKPYVAYGSNMHIKQMKMRCPDAYIIGIGCIEDHELVFKRVATISKHIGLFVPVVLWMISERDEIALDHYEGVSVGLYRKEIIKIKLESISVKNDVFNESDLPIELGAMVYIMNAESRPISAPTRIYYETILEGYQQNNIDVRPLSVAAIKSDYRDTDYYEGYRTARRRR
- a CDS encoding amidoligase family protein, whose product is MHVEYTSLSFGFELEFTGIKRSVAAHVVADFFDTGRPTQIGGWGHDTYEIKDRSGRIWKVVKDASIQAVRQENSEIIIVSDDYQCELVSPVLGYSDIPLLQRLIRELKESGALVNKSCGLHVHVGAERFSPNNLRTLCNIIYAKQSLLTKALDCRQDRRRYCLDLSDEFIKKLNKKKPKTMGEFAEVWYHGFNALPFRRNDRYNDSRYRILNLHQLLSGRLNTVEFRLFNGTLHAGKVKASIQLSLLIAAQALNQKKATSRVTVPDNGNEKYSFRVWLLRLGGIGDEFKTMRHHLLKYLEGNSAWREPPTNDDARGLSDVEAQ
- a CDS encoding stalk domain-containing protein, whose protein sequence is MKTKKLTAVILAFSIILGGQGALAAQSEKPVQITSADFNYSKEAKDALVHVNKIRKEAGLDEVKLNPYLTKAAENHAKYLDANGETGHDEVKGKKGFTGEGPKDRVLAVGGSNIAKGASEVISYSETTVEGSIDLMVDTAYHRVPFLNPFATEIGIGMVGKNFVMLDSSFGNSTKISVYPYDGQKNVPTTFTGAENPNPLSKFGISKSGYVISIYPPHVLDSKNIDATIKDSKGNNVPFFSEWYMGYWFFYTKEPLKNGEKYTVSVNYKPLYEEEYEGKTLNKTWSFTTAGSSSKSGSDNKVSNSNDGYSKEAKEALDYINKIRKDAGLSEVKLNPFLTKAAENHAKYLNAGNPYDHDEIEGKKGFTGVTPKDRVLAVGGDSQLAQGLVEVLTVNNSTVKAAIDTLVNTAYHRTPFLDPYASEVGVGLEGKKFAMVSKTRSSDTTDISMYPYNGQKNVPTTFVGADEDPNPLRKFGIERSGYVISFYPPHVLDTKNIDATIKDSKGASVPFFSEWYMGYWFFYTKQPLKNSETYTVSVNYKPLYEDEYAGKTLNKTWSFTTVASGSNGNVTPPPTGGGDVNPPPSGSTSAITGNFNKDNVGVTINGDLVSLSPPAKIVSGSTFIPLRGVFEKLNSDVKWNNDKQEVTIVRGSTTVKLTIGSKTAYVNGKAITLSTAPFINNSSTYVPLRFASESIGAEVSWDQTNFIAIIKSE